A genomic segment from Nicotiana tabacum cultivar K326 chromosome 9, ASM71507v2, whole genome shotgun sequence encodes:
- the LOC142161621 gene encoding serine/threonine-protein kinase D6PKL1-like — protein MARLPGSSEITESMEDPASKMSEDAQMHHHMKCMKKYCIEDDINKLFEAIEIRNCNRGVSKSKRGVKDVMSKSAMKRPMRSSPSRASGIGISEPVNLKQALRGLCISQASELAAVKKQSSNASKLSTVPEMGAVKRLYRAVLVESKGPNHHVDGGVGNLMQISLVLERRMSDSSVKSPESENVPAQEQSTFVTCTTNLPEDAMKHKASKIQAESEAFCPAIDIGCDYLKEVSGQKKTLELLHSSTASCTDKMELVQDQVVPAVDEARTAAIVADREHERDLKFLSRSSIFSAGNKVIKPTSSSPSLMNPVFRSKMFSKKKVLSAFVSSSKQSNGGIDSDLACRTSEFPCETPEYAPRNSQKEEDKESPASCGVSSIEVSSSALKSGVAKLVVSSRSCNRERSILTKADERSGSKIKGQMSQSSKSSIGDYSSTTSLSDESYLSGSSRSGYRPHMSKDLRWKAIICVQKQHGNIGLRNFKLLRKLGGGDIGNVYLSELTGTNCIFAVKVMDNDLLTSKRKMTRAQTEKEILQILDHPFLPTLYAHFTNEKYSCLVMDYCPGGDLHVLRQKQPSKNFSEQAARFYVAEVLLALEYLHLLGVVYRDLKPENVLVREDGHIMLSDFDLSLRCAVNPTLLKSSSPVIEPSKKSSQCSVSSCIDPFCLNPSWQVSCFSPRFLSAAAKTRKLKADLPAQVSPLPQLVVEPTNARSNSFVGTHEYLAPEIIKGEGHGSAVDWWTFGIFLYELLYGRTPFKGLANENTLANVVSQCLKFPESPTVSSHARDLIKRLLQKEPENRLGAVRGAAEIKQHPFFDGLNWALIRCSPPPEIPRSYDLANVFPDANQQHKESSKCQNELKNIGEINIEFEMF, from the exons ATGGCTAGGTTGCCTGGTAGTAGTGAGATTACAGAGTCAATGGAGGATCCTGCATCTAAAATGAGTGAAGATGCGCAAATGCATCATCACATGAAGTGTATGAAAAAATATTGTATTGAAGATGATATTAATAAACTGTTTGAGGCGATAGAGATTAGGAATTGCAATAGGGGTGTGAGTAAGTCGAAAAGGGGTGTCAAAGATGTAATGAGTAAAAGCGCGATGAAGAGGCCAATGAGATCTAGCCCCTCTCGTGCATCAGGCATAGGAATTTCTGAGCCTGTAAATTTGAAGCAGGCCTTGAGAGGATTATGCATCTCTCAGGCATCAGAGCTGGCTGCCGTGAAGAAGCAATCGTCAAAcgcatccaagttgtctacagtCCCAGAAATGGGGGCTGTCAAGAGACTGTACAGGGCTGTTTTGGTTGAGAGCAAAGGCCCTAATCATCATGTTGATGGAGGCGTAGGGAATTTGATGCAGATATCGCTCGTCCTAGAGAGGAGGATGTCAGATTCTTCAGTTAAAAGTCCTGAATCTGAGAATGTGCCAGCTCAAGAACAATCTACTTTTGTCACTTGTACAACCAATCTGCCCGAAGATGCAATGAAACATAAGGCAAGTAAAATACAAGCAGAAAGTGAGGCTTTTTGTCCGGCAATTGATATTGGTTGCGATTACCTGAAAGAAGTGTCTGGCCAGAAAAAGACATTGGAGTTACTACATTCTTCAACTGCCAGTTGTACTGATAAAATGGAATTAGTACAAGATCAGGTGGTTCCTGCTGTAGATGAAGCTCGAACAGCTGCAATTGTAGCTGACAGGGAGCACGAACGAGATTTAAAGTTTTTGTCTCGCTCATCTATATTTAGTGCAGGAAATAAAGTCATCAAGCCTACTTCTAGCAGCCCAAGTTTGATGAACCCAGTTTTCAGAAGCAAAATGTTTTCTAAGAAGAAAGTCTTATCTGCTTTTGTCAGCAGTTCCAAGCAATCTAATGGTGGAATTGATAGTGATTTGGCTTGTCGTACAAGTGAGTTTCCTTGTGAGACACCTGAATATGCTCCGAGAAATAGTCAGAAAGAAGAGGATAAGGAATCTCCAGCTTCCTGTGGTGTAAGTAGCATAGAAGTTAGTTCTTCTGCTCTGAAGTCTGGTGTTGCTAAACTAGTTGTGAGCTCAAGGAGTTGTAACAGAGAAAGAAGTATACTTACAAAAGCTGATGAAAGATCGGGGTCAAAGATAAAGGGGCAGATGTCTCAAAGTTCGAAGAGTAGTATTGGGGATTATAGCAGCACCACAAGCCTTAGCGATGAAAGCTATCTCAGTGGGTCTAGTCGCAGTGGTTATCGGCCTCATATGTCAAAAGATTTAAGATGGAAAGCTATTATTTGTGTTCAGAAGCAGCATGGAAACATTGGCTTAAGGAATTTTAAGCTGCTCAGAAAACTTGGAGGTGGGGATATTGGGAATGTTTATCTTTCTGAGCTAACGGGCACAAACTGTATCTTTGCTGTGAAAGTTATGGATAATGACCTCCTGACCAGCAAGAGGAAGATGACGAGAGCTCAGACTGAAAAAGAAATTCTTCAAATACTCGATCATCCGTTTCTTCCTACACTCTATGCCCATTTTACTAATGAGAAATACTCGTGTTTAGTGATGGATTATTGTCCAGGTGGTGATCTGCATGTACTCCGACAAAAACAACCAAGCAAGAATTTCTCTGAACAAGCTGCCAG ATTTTATGTTGCTGAAGTTCTTCTTGCATTGGAATACCTTCACCTGCTTGGAGTTGTCTACCGTGACTTAAAACCCGAGAATGTATTGGTCCGAGAAGATGGTCATATCATGCTCTCTGATTTTGATTTGTCTCTAAGATGCGCTGTTAATCCTACCTTGCTGAAATCATCTTCTCCTGTCATTGAGCCTTCAAAGAAGTCTAGTCAGTGCTCAGTATCCAGCTGCATTGATCCCTTCTGCTTAAATCCATCCTGGCAAGTATCCTGCTTCAGCCCCAGGTTTTTATCTGCTGCAGCAAAGACGCGTAAGCTAAAGGCTGATCTACCTGCACAAGTCTCACCTCTACCGCAGCTTGTTGTAGAGCCAACAAATGCTCGATCCAACTCATTCGTAGGAACGCACGAGTACTTGGCTCCAGAGATTATCAAAGGGGAAGGTCATGGCAGTGCAGTAGATTGGTGGACCTTCGGAATCTTTTTGTATGAGCTTTTATATGGAAGGACTCCTTTCAAAGGGCTAGCAAATGAGAATACACTGGCCAATGTGGTTTCTCAATGTCTTAAGTTTCCAGAAAGTCCTACTGTTAGTTCTCATGCAAGAGATTTAATCAAAAGGTTGCTGCAGAAGGAACCTGAGAATAGGTTAGGAGCTGTGAGAGGGGCAGCAGAAATAAAGCAGCATCCATTCTTTGACGGACTCAACTGGGCGTTAATTCGATGCTCACCACCTCCAGAAATACCTAGATCCTACGACTTGGCAAATGTCTTCCCTGATGCAAACCAACAACATAAGGAGAGCAGTAAGTGTCAAAATGAGTTAAAAAATATAGGTGAGATCAATATTGAGTTTGAGATGTTTTAG
- the LOC107824006 gene encoding uncharacterized protein LOC107824006, with protein MSSLLYTTLTIPTTSKLPNYHYSHSLKFPFLTFRLPSKYPFLQNSDPLVKSHKRLIIKASMASQESNTEANSQQTKPFSVLFVCLGNICRSPAAEGVFTDLVKKRGLDSKFKIDSAGTINYHEGNEADPRMRAAAKRRGIAITSISRPIRPSDFKDFDLILAMDKQNKADILGALERWIHRETLPADAPEKVRLMCSYCKKHEETEVPDPYYGGAQGFEKVLDLLEDACDSLLESIVAENKI; from the exons ATGAGTTCCTTATTGTATACTACGCTGACTATCCCAACAACCtcaaaattaccaaactaccacTACTCTCACTCTCTGAAATTCCCATTTCTAACCTTTCGTCTTCCTTCTAAATACCCATTTCTTCAAAACTCAGACCCTCTTGTAAAAAGCCATAAAAGACTAATAATCAAAGCTTCAATGGCATCCCAAGAATCAAACACAGAAGCAAATTCACAGCAGACTAAACCATTCTCTGTCCTCTTTGTGTGTCTTGGTAACATATGCAGAAGCCCAGCTGCTGAAGGTGTCTTTACTGATTTGGTCAAAAAAAGAGGACTTGATTCCAAGTTCAAGATTGATTCTGCTGGTACTATTAATTACCATGAG GGAAATGAAGCTGACCCAAGAATGAGGGCTGCTGCTAAAAGGCGTGGAATTGCGATAACTTCTATATCTAGGCCAATTAGGCCTTCTGATTTCAAAGATTTTGATCTCATTCTTGCTATGGATAAGCAAAACAAAG CTGATATACTTGGAGCTTTGGAGAGGTGGATCCATAGAGAGACATTACCAGCTGATGCACCTGAAAAG GTTCGCTTGATGTGTTCCTATTGTAAGAAGCATGAAGAAACTGAAGTTCCAGACCCTTACTATGGTGGAGCTCAAGGTTTTGAGAAG GTACTGGATCTGCTCGAAGATGCTTGTGATTCACTGTTGGAAAGCATTGTGGCTGAGAACAAaatttag